Proteins encoded in a region of the Leptotrichia sp. OH3620_COT-345 genome:
- a CDS encoding FAD:protein FMN transferase, which produces MSKLYKVQTRFLFHSNIKIKIPDKYEESLFDELFSVLEDVNKTYNSYSENSFIDKINKNAGKFVKVNDETIEMLEKILYFSDMLEGEYDITIMPLIKLWGFYKKNMISIPDKEKIEEIKKIVNYKEMYINKINNEVKIGAGQEIITGSFIKSYAIDRLSEKMKEKGITDAVINAGGSSILTINDNENRNLGIIVENPTPHKKIEKDQKGYPIKITDSDYEGNDEYNDLFDIEISNEAYSTSNQMNTYIEINGEKYGHIISPKTGYPGKNKQIGIITEKAFDGDIISTGLFNQSPENFYKIMKQLSEKMKIEGYLVDNEGKIHYSEDFLNYVDF; this is translated from the coding sequence ATGAGCAAACTCTATAAAGTGCAGACAAGATTTCTTTTTCATTCAAATATAAAAATAAAAATACCTGATAAATATGAAGAAAGTCTTTTTGATGAATTGTTTTCGGTTTTGGAGGATGTAAATAAAACTTATAATTCTTACTCTGAAAATTCTTTTATAGACAAAATAAATAAAAATGCCGGAAAATTTGTCAAAGTAAATGATGAAACTATAGAAATGTTGGAAAAAATATTATATTTTTCAGATATGTTGGAAGGAGAATATGATATTACAATAATGCCCCTCATAAAACTTTGGGGATTTTATAAGAAAAATATGATTTCTATTCCTGATAAGGAAAAAATAGAAGAAATAAAAAAAATTGTTAATTACAAAGAAATGTATATAAATAAAATAAATAATGAAGTAAAAATAGGTGCCGGTCAGGAAATAATAACCGGCTCTTTTATAAAATCATATGCAATAGACAGACTTTCAGAAAAAATGAAAGAAAAAGGGATAACTGATGCAGTTATAAATGCAGGCGGAAGCAGTATACTTACAATAAATGATAATGAAAACCGAAATTTGGGAATTATAGTTGAAAATCCGACTCCTCATAAAAAAATTGAAAAAGATCAAAAAGGGTATCCTATAAAAATAACAGATAGTGATTATGAAGGTAATGATGAATATAATGATTTATTTGATATAGAGATTTCAAATGAGGCATATTCCACATCAAACCAAATGAACACATATATTGAAATAAACGGAGAAAAATACGGTCATATAATCAGTCCCAAAACGGGATATCCGGGGAAAAACAAGCAAATAGGAATTATAACTGAAAAAGCTTTTGACGGAGATATAATTTCCACAGGTCTATTTAATCAGTCTCCTGAAAATTTTTATAAAATAATGAAACAATTGTCGGAAAAAATGAAAATAGAAGGATATTTAGTAGATAATGAAGGAAAAATTCACTATTCCGAAGATTTTTTAAATTATGTGGATTTTTGA
- a CDS encoding ABC transporter ATP-binding protein, producing MKILNTKFENIEMIKKLKKYIKKYYVLIILNMLLSMVSSAISASPLLLVKRLFDQGITQKNEKDILYAAAGMIALALVGALLVYWNGIVSAIISSSIYKNIIDEMYIKVQTLDMEYFSRTKVGELMTKILIDTSNINLIILEFFHLFSEVFKATILLIFAFYKDWKLTLGVLLIAPILMVSVKKYSKKLKIAGKARQEATGTLNSKVQESLSGIRVIRAFATEKSEIKDFKKKSFELKRVVLKSAGYSSKSSAISEAVNFIMVAVLLLFGGYRVIRNSNFTPGDFITIVGSIGSMYTPVKRAISRYNEINSHIASIGRIFGVLDEVPEITDKENCIEFQQFKDKITFENVNFHYKDSDEQILKNINLKALKGETVALVGNSGGGKSTLVNLIPRFFDVTGGLIEIDGINLKDYQIKSLRKKIGIVPQETFLFGGTIFENIRYGNQNATFEEVIEAAKKANAHEFIEKFENGYETEIGERGIKLSGGQKQRISIARAILENPQILILDEATSALDNESEQLVQDALEKLMEGKTTFVIAHRLSTIINSDKIVVVQQGEIKEMGTHKELIEKNGIYKSLYSKSFKN from the coding sequence ATGAAAATACTGAATACTAAATTTGAAAATATAGAAATGATAAAAAAACTGAAAAAATATATAAAAAAGTATTATGTCCTGATTATACTGAATATGTTGCTTTCAATGGTGTCCTCTGCAATTTCGGCATCACCGTTACTTCTTGTAAAAAGACTTTTTGATCAGGGGATTACACAAAAAAATGAAAAAGATATACTTTATGCAGCAGCAGGAATGATAGCTCTTGCTCTTGTAGGAGCATTGTTGGTTTACTGGAATGGAATAGTTTCGGCTATTATATCATCTTCTATTTATAAAAATATAATTGATGAAATGTATATAAAAGTTCAGACCCTTGATATGGAATATTTTTCAAGAACAAAAGTCGGTGAGTTGATGACCAAAATTTTAATAGATACGAGTAACATAAATCTTATTATATTAGAATTTTTTCATCTTTTTTCAGAGGTTTTTAAAGCGACGATATTATTAATATTTGCTTTTTATAAAGACTGGAAATTAACACTGGGGGTTCTTTTGATTGCCCCTATTTTAATGGTTAGTGTAAAGAAATATTCCAAAAAACTGAAGATAGCAGGAAAAGCAAGACAAGAGGCCACAGGCACATTAAACTCCAAAGTTCAGGAAAGTTTATCGGGAATAAGAGTTATAAGGGCCTTTGCAACTGAAAAAAGCGAAATAAAAGATTTTAAGAAAAAAAGCTTTGAATTGAAGAGAGTAGTCCTTAAAAGTGCCGGATATTCTTCAAAATCAAGTGCAATTTCAGAAGCTGTAAACTTTATTATGGTTGCAGTACTTCTTCTATTTGGAGGGTATAGAGTTATAAGAAATTCAAATTTTACACCGGGAGATTTTATTACGATAGTGGGATCAATAGGATCAATGTATACACCCGTAAAAAGAGCAATCAGCAGATATAATGAAATAAATTCTCATATAGCTTCCATAGGAAGAATTTTTGGAGTTTTAGATGAAGTCCCTGAAATTACGGATAAAGAAAACTGTATTGAGTTTCAACAATTTAAAGATAAAATAACTTTTGAAAATGTAAATTTCCATTATAAAGATAGTGACGAACAAATACTTAAAAATATAAACTTAAAAGCTTTAAAAGGCGAAACTGTAGCTCTTGTGGGAAATTCGGGAGGAGGAAAATCCACGTTAGTAAACTTGATACCCAGATTTTTTGATGTTACCGGTGGATTAATAGAAATAGACGGTATAAATTTGAAAGATTATCAAATAAAAAGTTTAAGAAAAAAAATAGGAATAGTTCCACAGGAGACATTTTTATTTGGAGGAACAATTTTTGAAAATATAAGATACGGAAATCAAAATGCGACTTTTGAGGAAGTAATAGAAGCGGCAAAAAAAGCTAATGCCCATGAATTTATAGAAAAGTTTGAAAATGGATACGAAACGGAAATCGGAGAAAGAGGAATAAAATTGTCCGGCGGACAAAAACAGAGGATATCCATAGCAAGGGCAATACTTGAAAATCCTCAAATACTGATTCTGGATGAAGCTACAAGCGCTCTTGACAATGAATCTGAACAGCTTGTTCAGGATGCCCTTGAAAAATTAATGGAAGGAAAAACAACTTTTGTTATAGCACATAGATTGTCTACAATAATTAACAGTGATAAAATAGTAGTAGTACAGCAAGGAGAAATAAAAGAAATGGGAACTCATAAAGAGTTAATTGAAAAAAACGGGATTTATAAATCGTTATACAGTAAAAGTTTTAAAAATTGA
- a CDS encoding glycosyltransferase, with the protein MKDVTLVITSCGRFDLLEKTLNSFFEKNTYPIKKIIITEDSTEGKKLKRLISRYENEKCGPKFHLIINQVREGQLKSIDKAYKEVNTEYIFHCEDDWIFLKEGFIEKSISLLEEDPKLLLIGLRGKEDFKENFFKEKDYISQNGTSYYEVKEEIFTYNPSLKRKKDNDLFGAHEKLKDELYEMALSEFYKKKGYRTIYFKEKYIEHTGDKRHVHFSKRGKNSILDFKIDRMIKKIRYTILKLFGKIK; encoded by the coding sequence ATGAAGGATGTTACTCTGGTAATAACAAGTTGTGGAAGATTTGATTTACTTGAAAAAACATTGAACAGTTTTTTTGAAAAAAATACTTACCCAATAAAAAAAATAATAATAACCGAGGATAGTACCGAAGGGAAAAAACTGAAGAGATTGATTTCAAGATATGAAAATGAAAAATGCGGACCAAAATTTCATTTAATAATAAACCAAGTAAGGGAAGGTCAGTTAAAATCAATAGATAAAGCATATAAGGAAGTAAATACCGAATATATTTTTCACTGTGAAGATGACTGGATATTTTTAAAAGAAGGATTTATAGAAAAATCAATTTCTCTTCTTGAAGAAGATCCTAAGCTGCTTCTTATAGGACTTAGAGGAAAAGAAGATTTTAAAGAAAACTTTTTCAAGGAAAAAGATTATATTTCCCAAAACGGTACATCTTATTATGAAGTAAAAGAAGAAATTTTTACTTATAATCCCAGTCTGAAGAGAAAAAAGGACAACGACTTATTTGGAGCTCACGAAAAATTAAAAGATGAGCTTTATGAAATGGCATTGTCTGAATTTTATAAAAAAAAGGGGTACAGAACGATATACTTTAAAGAAAAATATATCGAACATACCGGAGATAAAAGACACGTTCATTTCAGTAAAAGAGGGAAAAATAGTATTCTGGATTTTAAAATAGACAGAATGATAAAGAAAATAAGATATACGATACTGAAACTGTTCGGAAAAATAAAATAA
- a CDS encoding polysaccharide deacetylase family protein — translation MYHNVFPEESEGIISREQFEKHMDYVKNMKTYKMEELEKINYTLDKNSILLTFDDGYENNYTEAFPVLKKYNLKATIFLNTKYIGKDKDYLNWEQIKEMYNSGLVDFQMHTHSHYPIIRKTEIKGFFGKNENNFVKREYFSIFKKGFSEMEKEKIKDFRDFDFEGLPVFKIRSRIAMRGLELQKDFIEKYREITDAEKFKNMSLSQRKKFLNRLFKSHKSKFFKKVTNKEFSENTEFEIKENKRQIEKNLRKKVEYLAYPWGHKYGGNVADLEKLGVKGFIMTSGGKNGQKINYKKILRINGDKIRDYDLFLKKMKEKF, via the coding sequence ATGTATCATAATGTTTTTCCCGAAGAATCTGAAGGAATAATATCAAGAGAACAGTTTGAAAAGCATATGGATTATGTAAAAAATATGAAAACATACAAGATGGAAGAGTTGGAAAAAATAAATTATACTCTTGATAAAAACAGTATACTTTTAACTTTTGATGACGGATATGAAAATAATTATACCGAAGCATTTCCTGTTTTAAAAAAATATAATTTAAAGGCGACAATATTTCTAAATACAAAGTATATAGGAAAAGACAAAGATTACTTAAACTGGGAACAAATAAAAGAGATGTACAATAGTGGTCTTGTAGACTTTCAGATGCATACTCATTCTCATTATCCAATCATTAGAAAAACTGAAATAAAAGGTTTTTTTGGAAAAAATGAAAATAATTTTGTAAAAAGGGAATACTTTTCAATTTTTAAAAAAGGCTTTTCAGAGATGGAAAAAGAGAAAATAAAAGATTTCAGAGATTTTGATTTTGAGGGATTACCTGTGTTTAAAATAAGAAGTCGAATTGCAATGAGGGGATTAGAATTACAAAAAGATTTTATTGAAAAATATCGGGAAATAACGGATGCGGAAAAATTTAAAAATATGTCTTTAAGTCAAAGAAAAAAGTTTTTAAACAGATTGTTTAAATCTCATAAAAGTAAATTTTTTAAAAAAGTTACAAATAAAGAGTTTAGTGAAAATACAGAATTTGAAATAAAAGAAAATAAAAGACAGATAGAAAAAAATTTAAGAAAAAAAGTTGAATATCTCGCATATCCATGGGGACATAAATATGGAGGGAATGTTGCAGATTTAGAAAAATTGGGAGTAAAGGGTTTTATTATGACATCAGGGGGAAAAAACGGTCAGAAGATAAATTATAAAAAAATATTACGTATAAATGGTGATAAAATAAGAGATTATGACTTATTTTTAAAAAAAATGAAAGAAAAATTTTAA